One Paenibacillus riograndensis SBR5 DNA segment encodes these proteins:
- a CDS encoding MFS transporter: MIKRSFYYLWGSQTISNIADIIYILSITVLVFSSSNSLMQTTLIPLFRLSAQVVSGLVAPIILGRFRLTRILLFSQLGQFIIFTLLLLYLRAVPEQRSFLFIFMLVFGMSFLDGWTNPARNALIPRLAAGEGLMRANGLTAVSDQVVKCAGWALSGIIVAWLGTLNTLLIASCCYLVAATVTSFIRDPLDHQKSGSESPASAARPAAAESKGGYWKELGEGWRIIWHNRRIRSLMIVDSIDTIGGTSWLGVFILAYVTQVLHKDASWWGFMNASFFSGTILGGVLVVGLVKRLQKNSFLYMLGALFVYVLITVVFALNTIPAAALVLFAVSGLPVQMAGIIRRTLLQTSAPAAQLPKVMAGIDVLTNLAFGLSLLFLGWYADRFGMVQVYLLAAAMTTIAVLIGWFYRREFQESVQAGHPAVTDERVSS; encoded by the coding sequence TTGATTAAGCGGTCTTTTTATTATTTGTGGGGGTCTCAGACGATCTCTAATATCGCAGATATTATCTACATTTTGAGTATAACGGTATTGGTGTTCAGCTCCAGCAACTCTCTAATGCAGACCACTTTAATTCCGTTGTTCCGTTTGTCTGCCCAAGTGGTTAGCGGGCTGGTTGCACCTATCATTCTCGGCCGGTTCAGGCTCACGCGGATTTTGCTGTTCTCCCAGCTTGGGCAGTTTATCATTTTTACGCTGCTGCTGCTTTATTTACGGGCCGTGCCTGAGCAAAGGTCGTTTCTTTTTATTTTTATGCTGGTGTTTGGCATGTCGTTTCTGGATGGCTGGACCAATCCGGCGCGGAATGCGCTGATCCCCCGCTTAGCCGCCGGTGAGGGGCTCATGCGCGCCAATGGCTTGACGGCAGTCAGTGATCAAGTCGTTAAATGTGCAGGCTGGGCGCTCAGCGGGATTATTGTAGCCTGGCTCGGTACATTGAATACGCTCCTGATCGCATCCTGCTGTTATTTGGTGGCTGCAACCGTCACCTCATTCATTCGTGATCCGCTGGATCATCAGAAATCAGGCTCTGAATCTCCTGCATCCGCTGCCCGTCCGGCAGCAGCCGAATCCAAAGGAGGGTATTGGAAAGAACTTGGGGAAGGGTGGAGGATTATTTGGCATAACCGCCGCATTCGTTCTCTGATGATCGTGGACAGCATAGATACCATTGGAGGAACTTCCTGGCTTGGTGTATTTATTCTGGCGTATGTGACTCAGGTGCTGCATAAGGATGCAAGCTGGTGGGGGTTCATGAATGCCTCATTCTTTTCCGGTACGATTCTAGGCGGGGTGCTTGTTGTCGGGTTGGTTAAACGGCTGCAAAAGAACAGCTTTTTGTACATGCTTGGAGCATTGTTTGTGTATGTGCTGATTACAGTAGTATTTGCTCTTAATACGATCCCGGCTGCTGCGCTTGTTCTTTTTGCCGTCTCAGGTTTACCGGTGCAAATGGCTGGAATTATTCGCCGTACCCTGCTGCAGACAAGCGCTCCGGCTGCTCAGCTCCCAAAAGTGATGGCAGGCATTGATGTGCTCACGAACCTTGCCTTTGGCTTATCATTGTTGTTCTTGGGATGGTATGCAGACCGCTTTGGAATGGTACAAGTGTATCTGCTGGCTGCGGCTATGACGACAATTGCTGTTTTGATCGGGTGGTTCTACCGGAGGGAGTTTCAGGAAAGTGTGCAAGCGGGCCATCCAGCTGTCACAGACGAAAGGGTAAGCAGCTAA
- a CDS encoding helix-turn-helix transcriptional regulator: MYDHLPLERLARYAGYSPYHFARIFKERTGLSPLYYVSSHRLQRAKDLLLRTGLTVRDISLEIGQQSLGTFTSRFAARVGMSPAEFRNSVQYAGDQMSSLRKLQDWRSSYPISRLPSSVHGTISAEVPFDGVILIGLFAKPIPEGLPLYGTLLSSLGHFHFDHVAPGTYYLLATSISWGTRTLDFMLPHSTLRTRSRAPIHVGPGSLVPHQQVTLRPPRLDDPPILISLPLLMNRFLNRIAVR; the protein is encoded by the coding sequence ATGTATGATCATCTTCCGCTGGAGCGCCTGGCCCGCTACGCCGGCTACAGTCCTTATCATTTTGCCCGCATCTTCAAAGAACGGACCGGACTTTCCCCGCTGTATTATGTTTCTTCCCACCGCCTGCAGCGGGCGAAGGACCTGCTGCTGCGCACAGGACTTACCGTCCGCGATATTTCGCTGGAGATCGGGCAGCAGAGCCTCGGGACCTTCACGTCCCGTTTCGCCGCCAGGGTCGGGATGTCTCCGGCAGAGTTCCGCAATTCGGTCCAGTATGCCGGAGATCAGATGAGCTCGCTGAGGAAGCTGCAGGACTGGCGGTCTTCTTATCCCATCAGCAGGCTGCCTTCGTCCGTACACGGAACGATTTCCGCTGAGGTTCCTTTTGACGGGGTTATTCTAATTGGGCTCTTCGCCAAACCCATCCCCGAGGGGCTGCCCCTGTACGGCACCCTGCTGTCCTCCCTGGGGCATTTTCACTTCGATCATGTGGCGCCCGGGACTTATTACCTGCTTGCCACCTCCATTTCCTGGGGAACGCGGACGCTGGATTTCATGCTTCCCCATTCCACATTGCGTACCCGGTCGAGGGCTCCGATCCACGTCGGCCCGGGCTCGCTGGTCCCGCATCAGCAGGTAACGCTGCGTCCCCCAAGACTGGACGACCCGCCGATCCTTATTTCACTGCCGCTGCTTATGAACCGTTTCCTGAACCGGATTGCGGTCAGATAG
- a CDS encoding aminotransferase-like domain-containing protein: protein MNYSFSNRIAALQPSIIREILKATSGQDVIPFSAGNPAPETFPIEAIRSFTRDILEQDPVTALQYGITEGYSPLRQALTDHLRSGFNTGKDADSLFIVSGAQQGIELACKVFCNEGDTIICESPSFIGSLNSFRSSGARLVGVPMEPDGISLDRLEHALKTEPNVKLLYLIPSFQNPTGITTSLEKRKAVYTLAKKHGVVILEDNPYGELRFGGEDVPTIKSLDDEGLVIYVGSFSKILSAGLRVGFVLAPDEIIQKMVVAKQGEDVHTAMLPQILAYKFMKEYDYAGHVRQIREVYLRKCTLMTDSIKQYTDGSMAFTRPDGGLFLWCELPQSITMLDYCKKAAAHGVAVVPGTAFLVDPGEPCNAIRLNFSTPSDEQIVKGIQILGQL, encoded by the coding sequence ATGAATTACTCTTTTTCCAACCGTATCGCGGCACTGCAGCCGTCCATTATCAGAGAAATTTTGAAAGCGACATCGGGCCAGGATGTCATCCCGTTTTCTGCAGGCAATCCGGCCCCGGAGACCTTTCCGATCGAAGCTATCCGGTCGTTTACGAGAGACATTCTGGAACAAGACCCGGTGACGGCGCTCCAGTACGGGATAACAGAGGGATATTCCCCCCTCCGTCAGGCGCTGACTGATCATTTAAGATCAGGATTTAATACGGGAAAAGATGCAGACAGCCTGTTCATCGTATCCGGTGCCCAACAGGGGATTGAGCTGGCTTGCAAAGTATTCTGCAATGAAGGCGACACGATTATTTGTGAGAGTCCCAGCTTTATTGGCTCGCTCAATTCATTCCGCTCTTCCGGCGCAAGGCTGGTTGGCGTTCCGATGGAACCGGACGGAATCAGTCTTGACAGGCTGGAGCATGCCCTGAAGACAGAGCCCAATGTAAAGCTGCTGTATTTGATTCCAAGCTTCCAGAATCCGACGGGAATCACAACAAGCCTGGAGAAACGGAAAGCGGTTTATACGCTGGCTAAAAAGCATGGTGTTGTCATTCTTGAAGACAATCCTTACGGAGAGCTGCGCTTTGGCGGGGAAGACGTGCCGACGATCAAATCGCTGGATGATGAAGGCTTGGTGATCTATGTGGGATCGTTCTCCAAAATTTTGTCCGCCGGCCTTCGCGTGGGTTTTGTTCTCGCCCCGGATGAAATCATTCAAAAGATGGTGGTTGCCAAGCAGGGGGAGGATGTGCATACGGCAATGCTTCCGCAAATTCTGGCGTACAAGTTCATGAAGGAATACGATTACGCAGGCCACGTCCGGCAGATCCGGGAGGTCTATCTCCGAAAATGCACCCTGATGACGGACAGCATCAAGCAATATACAGATGGTTCAATGGCATTTACCCGGCCCGATGGGGGATTGTTTCTATGGTGCGAGCTGCCTCAGAGTATAACGATGCTGGATTATTGTAAAAAGGCAGCGGCACACGGGGTTGCTGTCGTTCCGGGAACAGCGTTCCTTGTTGATCCGGGTGAGCCCTGCAACGCAATCAGACTGAATTTCTCTACGCCTTCAGATGAACAAATCGTGAAGGGGATTCAAATTTTGGGCCAGCTCTAA
- a CDS encoding methyl-accepting chemotaxis protein translates to MKWKLILSFLVIALIFLGVAVYQGNKIGQVELSMEKQKTEMENRITVSTVTKLLQELNRAETALAEANDPELAAPLEDKQQELAREMAKIHFEAATPALTILELLRTQTGEYNGTMDQLVQTLEDDSLDPLTVLERTDELHTKALALSQSMLETNGKLYAAAADNAERAQSYSFLLLDQTVSVVIYAAGGVFLFMLLLGWLLIRSFVSPVGKLQAALREIAEGDLRQQINSPYNDELGRLSHHFDHMVRRVRDMLRQTLNAASSLADYSHSFQQSSTITAHTNQDILRTIQEISAGAEQQAVQSEQSTVLLQELERGVQEITDYTDMMLSTSETANRNTRKGADTVTALREISRHSRDSITKVYEALETLVQQSGDISRITNSITEISKQTNILSLNAAIEAARAGASGKGFAVIADEVRHLSVQTNDSSIHISKIISELQDSMAGFQKYMLGTKKNLEAQDHQVVETLASFEAIDESITGISRQIGQIHQKVEQTRHINSRLAESVHSVAAVAEQTAAGVEEVNASSTQQDQAISDIARQAVEINEISQQLFREINVFQIAEETGADAPAGQLLIMEETRAESEETGPLLALAE, encoded by the coding sequence ATGAAATGGAAGCTGATTTTAAGCTTTCTGGTCATTGCGCTTATTTTTCTGGGCGTGGCTGTGTACCAAGGAAATAAGATCGGACAAGTGGAGCTTTCTATGGAAAAGCAAAAAACGGAGATGGAAAACAGGATCACTGTCTCAACGGTTACTAAGCTGCTGCAGGAACTGAACCGTGCTGAAACGGCGCTTGCTGAAGCCAATGATCCGGAGCTGGCAGCCCCGCTTGAGGACAAGCAGCAGGAGCTTGCCCGGGAAATGGCCAAAATACATTTTGAGGCCGCAACCCCTGCACTCACAATCCTTGAACTGCTGCGGACCCAGACTGGAGAATATAACGGGACCATGGATCAACTGGTTCAGACCCTGGAAGACGACAGCCTTGATCCATTGACGGTACTGGAACGGACGGATGAATTACATACGAAGGCATTGGCACTGAGCCAGTCTATGCTGGAGACGAACGGCAAGCTGTATGCGGCAGCGGCGGATAATGCCGAGCGGGCGCAGAGTTATTCTTTTCTTTTGCTGGACCAGACCGTTTCAGTTGTCATCTATGCGGCAGGGGGAGTATTCCTGTTCATGCTGCTGCTCGGCTGGCTGCTGATCCGCTCTTTTGTGTCGCCGGTCGGTAAGCTGCAGGCAGCCCTGCGGGAGATTGCCGAAGGAGATTTGCGGCAGCAGATCAACTCCCCCTATAACGATGAGCTTGGCCGGCTGAGCCACCATTTCGATCATATGGTGCGCCGGGTGCGCGACATGCTGCGGCAGACCTTAAATGCGGCCTCTTCCCTGGCGGATTATTCGCACTCATTTCAGCAATCCTCCACTATTACCGCCCATACCAATCAGGATATTCTTCGCACCATCCAGGAGATTTCCGCGGGGGCGGAGCAGCAGGCGGTGCAGTCAGAACAGAGTACGGTGCTGCTGCAGGAACTGGAACGCGGGGTTCAGGAGATTACCGATTATACGGATATGATGCTCTCAACGAGTGAAACGGCCAATCGGAATACACGCAAAGGCGCAGATACGGTTACCGCACTCCGGGAGATTTCCCGGCATTCCCGGGATTCCATCACGAAGGTATATGAGGCGCTGGAAACGCTTGTTCAGCAGTCCGGCGATATTTCGCGCATCACTAATTCCATTACGGAAATTTCCAAGCAGACAAATATTCTATCCCTGAACGCCGCCATTGAAGCAGCAAGGGCAGGAGCTTCGGGCAAAGGCTTTGCCGTCATCGCGGACGAGGTCCGGCATTTATCTGTGCAGACGAACGATTCCTCTATACATATCAGTAAGATCATCAGTGAGCTGCAGGACAGCATGGCGGGTTTCCAGAAATATATGCTGGGGACCAAAAAAAACCTGGAGGCGCAGGACCACCAGGTGGTGGAGACGCTTGCTTCCTTCGAAGCCATTGACGAATCCATTACCGGGATCAGCCGCCAGATCGGGCAAATTCACCAGAAGGTGGAGCAGACCCGGCACATCAATTCCCGGCTGGCCGAATCTGTGCATTCTGTAGCGGCTGTAGCCGAGCAGACGGCAGCGGGCGTGGAAGAGGTCAACGCTTCCAGCACCCAGCAGGATCAGGCGATCAGTGATATTGCCCGGCAGGCTGTGGAGATCAATGAAATTTCGCAGCAGCTGTTCCGGGAAATTAATGTGTTCCAAATCGCCGAAGAGACCGGAGCGGATGCCCCGGCCGGTCAACTGCTTATTATGGAAGAAACCAGAGCTGAGAGTGAGGAGACAGGTCCGCTACTCGCGCTTGCGGAGTGA